Proteins found in one Magnolia sinica isolate HGM2019 chromosome 5, MsV1, whole genome shotgun sequence genomic segment:
- the LOC131247077 gene encoding uncharacterized protein LOC131247077, translating into MGNLGMSGLLERFQHLRLPIFAGSYRHEEAKYWLDRISKMLRMLHCTEPEQVELATFIFEKEASLWWDSILRTIAIEYVWTWAAFEFRFHEYYPQTYRHEKENEFLCLREGGQSTSNHLQSWAGPLAQGGSAAPSSPSVRPAKATYRHEKENEFLRLRQGGMSVTEYEHRFAELGRYVTTVLADAQMRMQYFSEGVRPEICSKMCYASIPSYVELVHMSMRAEQDGDRLSHSRGPMIPKPQLDLPSRPFLGKRSRTDSPPRIAAPSVSMRRPGVTCTYCGRPGHAAESYFTRMRDSGFSPP; encoded by the exons ATGGGGAATTTGGGTATGAGTGGCCTtctcgagcgattccagcacttgcgGCTTCCTATATTTGCGGGTTCTTACAGACACGAGGAGGCCAaatattggctagaccgcatctctaagatgttgaggatGCTACATTGTACAGAACCGGAGCAGGTCGAGTTAGCCACCTTTAtatttgaaaaggaggccagcttgtggtgggatagtaTCCTGCGGACCATTGCAATCGAATATGTATGGACATGGGCAGCTTTTGAGTTCCGCTTCCATGAGTACTACCCCCAAACGTACcggcacgagaaggagaatgagttcttgtgCCTCAGAGAGGGGGGACAGAGTACGAGCAACCAtttacagagttgggcag GGCccctagctcagggtggaagtgcgGCTCCATCTTCACCATCTGTACGCCCTGCTAAGGCT ACGTATcggcacgagaaggagaatgagttcttgcgcCTCAGACAGGGGggcatgtcagtgacagagtacgagcaTCGGTTTGCAGAGTTGGGTAGGTACGTCACAACAGTACTGGCTGACGCGCAGATGCGGATGCAGTATTTTTCAGAGGGCGTACGACCTGAGATTTGCTCGAAGATGTGTTATGCTAGCATACCCTCCTATGTtgagctagtacacatgtctatgcggGCGGAGCAGGATGGAGATCGACTTTCACATTCTCGTGGACCTATGATCCCTAAGCCACAACTAGATTtgccgagcagaccattccttggTAAGAGATCCCGTACCGACTCACCTCCTAGGATCGCGGCGCCATCAGTTTCGATGAGGCGACCTGGAGTGACGTGTACATATTGTGGCAGACCAGGTCATGCTGCAGAGAGCTATTTTAcacgcatgagagatagtgggttttcACCGCCATAA